In Dama dama isolate Ldn47 chromosome 20, ASM3311817v1, whole genome shotgun sequence, a single window of DNA contains:
- the LCE7A gene encoding late cornified envelope protein 7A, which yields MFCQQNQQKYQLPSKSLPKYPPKRFPQVPQAPQAPQAPQAPAPCLPPARTHYVSSCSISGFGGCSSLVSHRFPSNYRRQPQPSSCLDVELAGCSSCCHGFGDYS from the coding sequence ATGTTCTGCCAGCAAAACCAGCAGAAGTACCAGCTCCCCAGCAAGAGCCTCCCCAAATACCCACCTAAGCGCTTCCCTCAGGTTCCTCAGGCCCCTCAGGCCCCTCAGGCCCCTCAGGCCCCggctccctgcctgcctcccgcCCGCACCCACTATGTCTCCAGCTGTTCTATCTCTGGCTTTGGAGGCTGCAGCTCTCTGGTATCCCATCGGTTCCCAAGCAACTACCGACGCCAGCCCCAGCCTTCCAGCTGCTTAGACGTGGAGCTTGCTGGATGTTCCAGTTGCTGCCACGGTTTTGGGGACTACAGCTGA